A window of Aptenodytes patagonicus chromosome 1, bAptPat1.pri.cur, whole genome shotgun sequence genomic DNA:
GCCTGGTTCCAGCACCTCCTCTCCCAAGCTTCACTCCAGCGCTGCAGTGCACCGGCTCAAGAAAGATATCCGTCGATGCCACCGCATGTCCCGGCGCCCCCTGCCCCGTCCAGACCCCCAGAATGGTGGGAGCGTGGGTGGCGGGGCTGGCATCCGTCCTCCCGTCTCGCCCTTCTCGGAGACCGTCCGCATCATCAACCGTAAGGTGAAACCCCGCGAGCCCAAGCGCAGCCGCATCATCCTCAACCTCAAAGTCATTGACAAAGGTGGGAAGCCAGCCAACGGGACCGGGGGCCTGGCTCGGCCCAAGATCCCGTCCCGAAACCGTGTCATCGGCAAGAGCAAAAAGTTCAGTGAGAGCGTCCTCCGCACCCAGATCCGTCACATGAAGTTTGGCGCCTTTTCGCTCTACAATAAGCCGTCCGCTGCACCTGCCCCCTCTCTGGAGGGCAAAGGGGAGGCCGAAGGCTCCCAGGCAGCCTCCTGTGGGCTCATTATGGGCTCCACCCCCTATGatgcccccagctccagctcctccggcTGCCCGTCGCCCGCCCCCCACTCCTCCTCCGACCCAGATGATTCCCCTCCGAAGCTGCTCCCTGAGACCCTCAGCCCAGCCATCCCCGACTGGCGCGAGTCGGAGGTCCTCGACCTCTCGATCCCACCTGAGTCGGCTGCCACCAGCAAGCGTTCTCCCCCAGGAGGGTGCAGCGGGGGGCAGACACCCTCCTTGTCCCTCTCCTCTTCTGACCCGGAGCAGGAGGCCGGCGACTGGCGTCCCGAGATGTCCCCTTGCTCCAACGTGGTGGTCACGGATGTCACCAGCAACCTCCTCACCGTCACCATCAAGGAGTTCTGCAACGCGGAGGATTTTGAGAAGGTGG
This region includes:
- the CBX6 gene encoding chromobox protein homolog 6 isoform X1, with protein sequence MELSAVGERVFAAESIIKRRIRKGRIEYLVKWKGWAIKYSTWEPEENILDSRLIAAFEQKERERELYGPKKRGPKPKTFLLKARAQAEALHIGDVHFSVKPGSSTSSPKLHSSAAVHRLKKDIRRCHRMSRRPLPRPDPQNGGSVGGGAGIRPPVSPFSETVRIINRKVKPREPKRSRIILNLKVIDKGGKPANGTGGLARPKIPSRNRVIGKSKKFSESVLRTQIRHMKFGAFSLYNKPSAAPAPSLEGKGEAEGSQAASCGLIMGSTPYDAPSSSSSGCPSPAPHSSSDPDDSPPKLLPETLSPAIPDWRESEVLDLSIPPESAATSKRSPPGGCSGGQTPSLSLSSSDPEQEAGDWRPEMSPCSNVVVTDVTSNLLTVTIKEFCNAEDFEKVAAGGGGGGSK
- the CBX6 gene encoding chromobox protein homolog 6 isoform X2, which codes for MELSAVGERVFAAESIIKRRIRKGRIEYLVKWKGWAIKYSTWEPEENILDSRLIAAFEQKERERELYGPKKRGPKPKTFLLKPGSSTSSPKLHSSAAVHRLKKDIRRCHRMSRRPLPRPDPQNGGSVGGGAGIRPPVSPFSETVRIINRKVKPREPKRSRIILNLKVIDKGGKPANGTGGLARPKIPSRNRVIGKSKKFSESVLRTQIRHMKFGAFSLYNKPSAAPAPSLEGKGEAEGSQAASCGLIMGSTPYDAPSSSSSGCPSPAPHSSSDPDDSPPKLLPETLSPAIPDWRESEVLDLSIPPESAATSKRSPPGGCSGGQTPSLSLSSSDPEQEAGDWRPEMSPCSNVVVTDVTSNLLTVTIKEFCNAEDFEKVAAGGGGGGSK